From the Melospiza georgiana isolate bMelGeo1 chromosome 4, bMelGeo1.pri, whole genome shotgun sequence genome, the window TTCTTCCCAACTTGCTAATTGCAGTAGGAATAACTAGAGAAGAGAGTATTGCTCTGATAGGGAAGGGAGGGGCAGAAACAGGGAGTTTGGTCACACCAGGAAAGAGGGAAGAACATTTCCATTTGTGAAACAGAGACAGCAATTCACATCTAGTTCAGGGCCTTCTgtccatttatttaaaattaacagtTTGTCCATCACATTCCCTCGAAATGAAGTGCACAGTACCTCTCAGCCTCGctgcctttcctttctttccctttttgccATTGAATTTCATGTTTGCAGTaagggagaagaaaacaaatgtcAGTATTATTGAATACACTGTGGCAGTTTTATAACTCTATAACTTTGCCCTTCCAATGTGATCCCTCAATTAAGATTTTACCCTCTCTAGACAGCCAAGCCCCCAGAATAGTAATGCACATTCTGGActaaattttttctcttctcttttttatgATAAGGTCttaaaattaatgcatttttctatGCTAGACATTCCCAAACACAGCCACAACACAAGAGCATTAAAATCTTTTGGTTTAATGTAGAAATTGAATAGCAGGAAGATCTGCTAAGAAAGCAGATACTACAACTTCAAACATTCTAGGAAATTctggaaaatgtgttttggGACAAGCCTGGCATTTAGAAGCAACTAATTTACAagaaaaaatagcaaagaaatCTCTTTTCTGTTATAAAATCTCACTCCAGACAGTTCACTGTTCACCTCCAGCATATCCTAGAGTAACTATATTTTAAATTTGAGGTTCTCAGAAAGTATCTGACCACTGTTCCTTCTTCACACACACTTATTTCACACTTTGATTTCAACTATCACACATTCAGATATAAATAACTACTTGCTCACTTCACACTACTTGGCATGGCAATAAATACATTggcataaatatatatataaatgcaaCTTTGACTACAGAGATTGCCATGAAGTTGGGACAAATACAATGGTGACAGTTAAGTGTCACCAGAGCCTGAGTGCATCTTATTGCATTTAGTACCTAAGCATTCATTTGCAAAATTATCCCAAAATAGAGTCAGTAAAAGTCACACTGCTACCCATTAGGATTTCAGGGAAGAGTTTgttcttttcatttcagaaaataaataaatagataaataaataaataaactgaaaacCTGCCTGTTTCAATTACCTGAAATCAAATTTTAGtcaatttcttttcacattcctgaCTTAACAGAGCACTGAGAAGAGTGAGAtgcacagctggggaggggtaGATAAATTCATTATCACTGAATTAAGGATAACCTACAGGACCAATTCATGCAACTCAATTTCCCGTGGACTTCTGCCTGCTCTCCCTTCACTCCCCTTATTCTGTGTCTAGCCTATGGCTCAAATAACAGAATCCCAGAAgcattcaggttggaaaaggcctccaagATCATAAAGTCCAAGCTGTGCCCAATCCCCACATTGTcccccagctcagagcactgagtgccatgaCCAGGctttccttggacacctccaggcaTGGCAACTCcaaacttccctgggcagccccttccaatgcctgacaaACCTTTCATGAtgaaattcctgctgatgtccaacctgacctgccctggcacagcttgaggccattcctcacctcctgtcccctgttccttgggagcagagcccgaattcccctggctgccccctcctgtcagggggttgtgcagagccagaaggtccctcctgagtctccttttctccaggctcacCCTCACAGCCCCTTCCCTTCTCTAGACACGCTCCAGCCCTTCCATGCCCAtcttgcagtgaggggcccagaactgacACAGCACTGGAAGTGTGGCCCCACCAGAGCCCAGGGGAACAGTCACTGTCCTGATCCTGCTGCCACCTCATGGCggggacagagccaggacagcGCCTCTCGTCTCTCCCTGGACACCCGTTGCCAAGCCAAACAAGCAGTGGCTGCGCTggccatgctccctccagcagcGCTGCAGGAACATTTCGCTTCCCTGCTCAAGGCACAAAAGCTCGGTGTCCTGGAGACGCCTCTTCCCCCTTCAGATTCATTAACCCTGGCCAGCTGCCTcaggaaataaacaaaaaaatcggataaaaaaataaacacaacagTGAACTAAAGCGTATTTCTGCCCAcctacctttttttttggaGCCTAAAAGatcagaagagggaaaaaaggaaagagaacatCAGAAAACAATGTATGAGCTAGAAAGGAATAATTAGAAAAACAGTATTACTCTGTTAAAATTGGATGTGATCATCTATTGAAAAACTATAATGACAAGAATTTCAATACTGCAGAAAATTAACCACTAATACATGACTCCTGGAATGAAGTTTTTTACTACGGAGCCATTCTGGCAACAAAGTGTGAGCCACCTCCCGGCTGGCTCCACAcggagcagccacagcagcaacCCACGGCACAAGGGCTCACACCACAGATAACGCGGCCCTCGGCTGCTTCTTTCATCCTCAAAGCCTTTCTCCCACCTCCCGGGACTTCGGCAGCTCACAAGAACACCCCGCTTTACTGCACACCTCatccttccccatcccaccatGTAACCCGTACCCaggccccttccctgccccaccATGGCCTGCCGCGGGTGGCGGTGCCCGTGTCCCTCAGGATGCGATCCCGCCGCAGGTGGCAGTGCCCGTGTCCCTGAGGAAGCCGGTGCCCGTGTCGGTGCCCGTGTCCCTCAGGATGCGATCCTGCCGCAAGTGCCGGTGCCCGTAGTGGTGCCCGTGTCCCTCAGGACGCGATCCCCCCGCGGGTGGCGGTGCCCGCGTTCCTCGGGATGCGATCCCGCCAAGGGTGGCAGCGCCCGTGTCCCTCAGGATGCGATCCCGCCGCAAGTGGCGGTGCCCGTGTCCCTGAGGACGACGGTGCCCGTGGCGGTGCCCGTGTCCCTCGGGACGCCAGCGCCCGTGTCTCTCAGGCCGGCGGTGCCCGTGGCAGTGCCCGCCTCCCTCAGGCTCCTGGAGCCCGTGTCCCTCAGGACGGCGGTGCCCGTGCCCGCCTCCCTCAGGCTCCCAGTGCCCGTGGCCGTGCCCGCCTCCCTCAGGCTCCCGCCCCCCTCGggccccgcccgctgccccggcggcggcggcgcaggCGCAGCTCGGGCCgggcgctcccggcgctgccGTAAAGCGGCACGGCGGCGGTTCCGGGAGCAGCGGGTGAGATCCCGGTCCGGCCTCGCCGGGATCCGCGGGGAACCGGGCGTGGCTCCGGGGGGAACGGGGCGGCGGGCAGAGCCAGGGCGAGGCGGCGGCCCGAGGGGGCCCGCAGCGGGAGCTGGACTGGATTCCATTCGCTTGTGATTTGGTTTTGGCTGCCCCGTCCCTGGCAGCGtccgaggccaggctgggcgGGACTCTGAGCAAGCcgggacagtggaaggtgtccctgcccacagccctgggtTGGGACGAGATAATCTTTAAGGTTCTTTCATGTGATTTTGAAAGTCACAGAATACAGAAATAAGAATCAGTTACTTTGTCACTTGTCCTTACGTTTTGCCGGTGCACACTGGACTCAATTTGTAATGCACTTAAAGAGTccttaaaaaagtaaaatttatgaATGTGACAGTTGCAGGAATATAAACGTATATTTATAAAATggatatatctatatatacaaTATAGGAATATGTGATACATAAATATATGTGGAGATAGAAATAAATACATCAAAATATGTTATTATAAACATTACTATgtgaatatataaaatacatcaATATGGATTCTATTTAgatatctttatatatatatatatatatatatacacacatatatatttatatatatgtatatatataaaaatatgtagatACAGTTTTTTAGTAGACCACAGaagcagccaggccagcaggTGCAGAATTGTAAGGGTGTGAGAAAGCAGCCAATGAACAGCACAAAGTGTCCCAGTTGTTGAAAGTTATTAGaagtttcttgttttctgtttgagGGGGGAGGGGAGAAGACAATGAGAAgctaaatagaataaaaagtaggaaagaaaaagaaagaagagatggAGTAGAACCAGAATCAGAGCAAATGGGGCTTGGTAGGATACAGAAGTTTCAGGAAGGCTGAGGCGGTTCACTGACTCCCAGAGAAGGCTAATTTCAAATTGATTATCCTTCAGgtaacaaaacccaaacaaaccaaaaaaatcacacaagGACACAGTTCACTGAAATGTGAGAATGGCCAGTTCTTTAAGAAGTGAAGTGATAAAACTGTACAAAAATGTAAGTGTCTCAAATGCCACCAGCACTTTCCTTAACCAGAAAACAAACCCCCTTTCACTGTGCACTCAGTTAATTAAAACCACATTATTATTCTTTTCTCCCCAAGCTGCTGTACCTTGGAAGGGAGTATCCCAAAGGAGCAGACTACTTCAGAAGCCGTTTGAAAGCAGCTTTTCTAAAAAACAAAGATGAGACAGACCCAGAAAAAATTAAGCAGCTGATTGCTCGGGGAGAGTTTGTTATAAAGGAGCTGGAGGCTTTGTACTTCCTGAGGAAATACCGAGCCATGAAGCAGCGCTACTACAGCGACGACAAGCCCTGACCGTGCCTGTAACCACACACACCCAGGAAAGGTAACAATAAAAGAGCTCTAACTGCAAAGATGTGACATGTAAATCCTTCCAACCCCTCTACAGCACGAATGAgggagctgcttccctgccaGGGGTCACTTGAAGGGTTTGGGTGTGCAGGTTATGGGTAATAGgttttcctgtgctgcttttgaCCTCCTCAAACTGAAACTTCAGGTATGAAAGGATTTTGCAGGAAGGAGTGGTTGTACTGCCCTGTTTTGTTTCACTTCAATGCTTGTGTTGAACAGAAACTCTTCTTACCCCATAGCTGTGTGATTGGGTGTCAGTTCAAGGTGCTGTGCTTGTTACCTGAAAGATGAAGCTGATTTAAAATCCTCCACATTGAACAATCTGATTCTGCTGGAAATGAGCACCCTCTCAGAAGtgaggctcccagccctggagagggagtgctgtgttcagttctggtCTCCACAGTGCAGGAAAGacaaggagctcctggagaggaTCAAGCAGGGGCCATAAACatgaggggtctggagcatctcttaTGAGGAgggactgcaggagctgggcctgtttagTCCAGAGAAGAGAAGACTCAGAGGGGATCTCAATGCATACAAATATCTTCAACGGTGGGTGCCAAGAGGACGGTGCCAGGCTCCCCTCAGTGGTGtccagcaacaggacaaggagcaatggccataaacATAAAGCAAGGAGTTCCACCtcatgaggaagaatttctgtacactgagggtggcagagccctgAACAGTTGTCCAGGGAGGATGTGGAGTCTCCTTCTCTGTGGACATCCCAAACTCACCTGGACttgttcctgtgtcacctgctccaggtgaccctgcctgggcagggggctTGGATTAAATGGTCtgcagaggtcccttccaaccctgacTACTCTGTCAAAGTAAATTCTTACAGTTTGTAACCTCacctgctcagcctgcagaggcACCACCTTGCTGTGTCAGGGAGACAGCTGTGGGGTCAGGAAAGGGGTGTTTGAACAACAGTGCTTTAAGCACTTGGGCCCTGAAGACAACTCCTGCAACTCCTCCCACGCTCTGTTGTCACTGGTTCTCCACATAGAGCAGCTGATTTCTGCTGTTGTGtaactgctgcagcaggaatagAAAACTTGATCTTTGCCCTGGAAGAGGAGTTTGGCCATGGCTGTTTGCTCCAGGCTGTCTCTGTAGACCTTGGCTCAACTCACTCTGTCAGAAGTGATACTCTGCTGGGTTGGTTGGTGTTTCCGCCAACTAAGTGACACTGGAGGGAGaaataatctttaaaaacaGGTAAGGAATCACTGCAGTAGAGCTGTTGGCAAGCTTTCACACTGGCACTAAGGAGTGTTTTAAGGTCACTCAAAGAATTGCCAGCAAAGGAATCAGCAAAACCAGgtttaatataaaaatgaaagtgtGGCAAAGTCCATTCAACAAAGTTCACTCCAGTATTTACTAGGTGGTtaaagcacacagagaaaaagcaaactaAAATCTACAATCAATcaattaaaaccaaaatcaacCAAAACTTATTTCTGAGGATGGTGGGGATACAAAAAGGGTAAGGATAAAATGATTAAGGGAGATGTTCCCATTGAGTCACTAAGTTCAGAGTGGACCCCCCCTTGCTGAACTGAACCCCAGATCTGACCAGTAGTTTATGACTGAAGGTTTAATtacacttaaacttaacagcACTTAGTCCATAGTTTAATTGAGAACAATTTAATTAAAGATTCATACAGAATTTCCTATAAGCACAACAGCAATTCACTCATAGGCCTGAGTTACTTAGAATCTCTGAGAATACTACCCATGGTACATTTTCTATAGCATATCTACACTCACAAACAGTCCTGAAGGAGTATGTAGAAGGTATAAAATTCCCCTGGAATTCACTGAAGCACTTACCTTGGATACCTTTGCCTCTTGTCAGTGGCTGAAGGGTTGAGCCTCAAGGAAGGGGGGCATCATTCCATGCTCTGCCGTCAGTGCTGGTTCTCCAAATACAGCAAACAGGGGTTCACTGGCTCTGAGGGAGTCTTGGTCCCTGCCCACTGCAGTCCAGCAGAGCTCCAAGGGCCTCACTCAGCCCCACTCTTTATGGGGTCACAAGTGAGGTGGGTTTAGTCAGCACAGTCCAGGTCAGTGACTTCCTTTgaaatttcaaaagcaaaaatgttgTTCCACTGGGGGTGTTTTTCAGCCAGGCAAATAAGTTTCCAGGGCTGTTGGTTACAAAGCAGGAGCTCTTCAGACAGCACCAATTCCTGGGAACTGTTCCTGAAGAGCTCCAGAGGAGCTCAGCCCAGGTGCTGAGTGAGCATTTCTGACATTACAGCTggcctgaggaggaggaggagggaggggggatGAAGCACCATCCTCACAGAATTCTAG encodes:
- the ETFRF1 gene encoding electron transfer flavoprotein regulatory factor 1, with amino-acid sequence MASSLRSEVIKLYKNLLYLGREYPKGADYFRSRLKAAFLKNKDETDPEKIKQLIARGEFVIKELEALYFLRKYRAMKQRYYSDDKP